The following proteins are encoded in a genomic region of [Eubacterium] hominis:
- a CDS encoding MFS transporter, with the protein MMKQNTATITKMMLYKQRIGYGLGDFACNLIWQVISLYLLYFYTDVMELNPMNISFMFIICRIIDGGTDLLVGFLIDKTHSRWGKSRPWFLFGAIPFALAAILAFSVPDIAPTGKLVYAYITYIFLSFMYTVVNIPLASILPALTSDMNERTVLTTYRKFFAFFGSTLVSATALTLVSMIGQGNEALGFRFVMGLFGVIGCICFFLTFLLVKENNLVQSEKTATLKETVKSLFQNKPWKLFALNILFMWTGYFLQSSALIYYYRYSLQKNEMAAVVATIMSIVPMFANLFVPFLSRQLGKRNLYSVTAFIQMAGLIVIMLSGTNDAMIIFGAIISAAGYGAKESIYFSMQADPVDYGEWKTGIQASGTLSSINGFLGKVAQAIAGGLSGLLLAIGGYVNGAAIQSTQTIISINAMYLYIPIILLICSMITMHFYTLDKELPSIQKDLKTRRLQMKE; encoded by the coding sequence GGGATTTTGCCTGCAATTTGATATGGCAGGTGATCTCATTATATCTATTATACTTTTATACCGATGTGATGGAATTAAATCCAATGAACATTTCTTTCATGTTCATTATATGTAGAATTATTGATGGAGGAACTGACTTGCTGGTTGGATTCCTTATTGATAAAACCCATTCTCGTTGGGGAAAAAGCAGACCATGGTTTTTGTTTGGTGCGATACCCTTCGCATTAGCTGCTATTTTAGCTTTTAGTGTTCCAGACATTGCGCCAACAGGGAAATTGGTATACGCCTATATTACATATATCTTTTTATCCTTTATGTATACTGTGGTAAACATCCCTTTAGCTTCTATTTTACCAGCATTAACTTCAGATATGAATGAAAGAACCGTTTTAACAACCTATCGTAAGTTCTTCGCATTCTTTGGTTCAACGCTTGTTTCCGCAACAGCGTTGACGCTTGTTTCCATGATAGGACAAGGCAATGAGGCATTAGGTTTTCGCTTTGTGATGGGATTATTTGGTGTAATCGGTTGTATATGTTTCTTCTTGACATTTCTGCTGGTAAAAGAAAATAATCTTGTGCAATCTGAAAAAACAGCTACCTTAAAAGAAACAGTGAAATCTTTGTTTCAAAACAAGCCATGGAAATTATTTGCGCTAAATATATTATTCATGTGGACAGGATATTTTCTACAATCCAGTGCATTGATTTATTACTATCGCTATAGTTTACAGAAAAATGAAATGGCAGCCGTTGTCGCAACGATTATGTCTATCGTACCAATGTTTGCAAATCTATTCGTGCCTTTTCTATCAAGACAATTAGGTAAACGAAATCTATACTCTGTTACGGCATTTATTCAGATGGCAGGTCTGATTGTCATCATGTTATCAGGAACAAACGATGCTATGATTATTTTTGGGGCTATTATTTCGGCAGCCGGATATGGCGCAAAAGAAAGTATTTACTTCTCTATGCAGGCAGATCCTGTTGATTATGGAGAATGGAAAACCGGTATTCAGGCATCAGGCACATTATCATCTATCAATGGTTTTTTAGGAAAAGTTGCCCAGGCAATTGCGGGCGGGTTATCAGGGCTATTACTTGCAATTGGTGGATATGTCAATGGCGCAGCCATCCAAAGTACGCAAACCATTATATCCATTAATGCAATGTATTTATATATCCCAATTATCTTATTGATATGTTCCATGATTACGATGCATTTTTATACCTTGGATAAAGAATTACCTTCCATACAGAAAGATTTAAAAACAAGAAGATTACAAATGAAAGAATAA
- a CDS encoding pyridoxamine 5'-phosphate oxidase family protein has product MMRNPQQTIGNLIEKSTQAFIAYIDGEGYPITKAMLKPRDRKDIKEFWFTTNTSSNKVKFFRENPKASIYFVDKRFFRGVSLIGTVEVLEDQESKRQIWLEGDTMYYPLGVDDPDYCVLKFTAIKGRYYSNFHSEDFTIE; this is encoded by the coding sequence ATGATGAGAAATCCACAACAGACGATTGGAAATCTGATTGAAAAATCTACCCAGGCTTTTATCGCATATATCGATGGAGAAGGTTATCCAATCACAAAAGCAATGTTGAAGCCAAGAGATCGAAAAGATATCAAAGAATTTTGGTTCACCACCAATACCTCTTCAAACAAAGTGAAATTCTTCCGTGAAAATCCTAAAGCAAGTATCTATTTTGTGGATAAACGTTTCTTTCGTGGTGTCAGCCTAATTGGAACAGTAGAAGTATTAGAAGATCAGGAATCAAAAAGACAGATTTGGCTGGAAGGAGATACTATGTATTATCCATTAGGCGTTGATGATCCAGACTATTGTGTTTTAAAATTTACTGCCATCAAGGGAAGATATTATAGTAATTTTCATTCTGAGGATTTTACGATAGAATGA
- a CDS encoding PTS glucose transporter subunit IIA — protein sequence MDTNKLAKEILENVGGKNNIKDVTHCFTRLRFILKDESKAEKDIINHLEGVIQVVVSGGQFQVVLGSKVTKVYDALLPMVDLDENARGESEEKGNLFNRILQVVSKMFTPLIPAIAASGLISGALTAVKLLAAQNGTDISTNDTYILLYAASQIIFYFMPIFLGYTAAKALKCNEFIAMTIGGFLCYPQIDAIIQDASTATSIFGLPVIKGAWTIGEATKAFSYTGSVIPILLAVFVLVYLERVLKKFVPQILQIILVPGVSLIVMVPLTLSLLGPVGVWVGNVIQTMYTVLMDFNAILGGAVIGGLWGVFVIFGAHRALLPIGLNDIAVSGKQNLLAFAGAANFSQGGAALGVMLKTKSQDMKGVAAAATISAAVVGITEPAIYGCNLRLKKPMIAAIICGAIGGGIMGLGGVYGDAFANNGVLTIFTYAAGGMTKFAFYIIGCLVAFFGAAALTYVMGFEDVEEKKSTVKAVTNSYEVKAPVLGEVVQMSEVNDEAFASEALGKGIAIYPEKGEVIAPEDCTVTFVYPTKHAIGLTFDNGVELLIHIGINTVELNGNYFTQNVEAGTHVEKGTCIVSFDIDKIKAEGYDPTVMVIVSNTPEYASVEGLKISNANADTSVIGISI from the coding sequence ATGGATACGAACAAATTAGCAAAAGAGATTTTAGAAAATGTCGGTGGTAAAAATAACATTAAAGACGTTACACATTGTTTTACAAGATTACGTTTTATTTTAAAAGATGAATCAAAAGCGGAAAAAGATATCATCAATCATTTAGAGGGCGTTATTCAAGTTGTAGTATCTGGAGGACAATTTCAGGTAGTATTAGGCTCTAAAGTAACAAAAGTTTATGATGCATTATTGCCAATGGTTGATTTGGATGAAAATGCAAGAGGTGAATCAGAAGAAAAAGGAAATCTGTTTAATCGTATATTACAGGTCGTTTCAAAAATGTTTACACCATTGATTCCTGCAATTGCGGCTTCTGGTTTGATTTCTGGAGCTTTGACGGCAGTAAAATTACTGGCAGCACAAAATGGTACAGATATTTCTACAAATGATACCTACATATTACTTTATGCAGCAAGTCAGATTATTTTCTACTTTATGCCTATATTCTTAGGATATACAGCAGCGAAAGCATTAAAATGCAACGAGTTTATTGCGATGACAATTGGTGGTTTCTTATGTTATCCACAAATTGATGCCATCATTCAGGATGCTTCCACAGCGACTAGTATCTTTGGACTTCCTGTAATTAAAGGTGCATGGACAATTGGAGAAGCTACAAAAGCATTCAGTTATACAGGTTCAGTTATACCTATTTTATTAGCAGTATTTGTTCTTGTTTATTTAGAACGTGTATTAAAGAAATTTGTTCCTCAGATACTTCAGATCATCTTGGTACCTGGTGTTTCTTTGATTGTTATGGTTCCTCTGACTTTGAGCTTATTAGGTCCTGTAGGTGTATGGGTTGGTAATGTGATTCAGACAATGTATACAGTATTGATGGACTTTAACGCAATTCTTGGTGGAGCAGTTATTGGTGGCTTATGGGGTGTATTCGTTATATTCGGGGCACATCGAGCATTATTACCAATTGGTTTAAATGATATCGCAGTGAGCGGAAAACAAAATCTATTAGCGTTTGCAGGAGCAGCTAACTTCTCACAAGGTGGTGCTGCTTTGGGTGTTATGTTAAAGACAAAGAGCCAGGATATGAAGGGTGTAGCAGCAGCTGCAACAATATCTGCCGCAGTTGTAGGTATTACAGAACCTGCGATTTATGGATGTAACCTTCGTTTGAAAAAACCTATGATTGCCGCAATCATCTGTGGTGCTATCGGTGGTGGCATTATGGGATTAGGCGGTGTTTATGGTGACGCCTTTGCTAATAATGGTGTGTTAACTATCTTCACATATGCAGCAGGTGGAATGACAAAATTTGCATTCTACATTATTGGATGTCTGGTTGCCTTCTTTGGAGCCGCTGCTTTAACATATGTGATGGGATTTGAAGATGTAGAAGAAAAAAAATCAACTGTAAAAGCAGTGACAAACAGTTATGAAGTAAAAGCACCTGTATTAGGTGAGGTTGTTCAAATGAGTGAAGTAAATGATGAAGCTTTTGCTTCAGAAGCATTAGGAAAAGGAATCGCTATTTATCCTGAAAAGGGTGAAGTTATTGCACCAGAAGATTGTACAGTTACTTTTGTTTATCCAACAAAACATGCGATTGGGCTGACATTTGATAATGGTGTAGAATTATTAATTCATATCGGTATCAATACAGTAGAATTAAATGGTAACTATTTTACACAGAATGTAGAAGCAGGAACACATGTGGAAAAAGGTACTTGCATTGTATCCTTTGATATTGATAAAATCAAAGCAGAAGGATATGATCCAACCGTCATGGTTATTGTAAGCAATACACCAGAATATGCGTCTGTAGAAGGTTTGAAAATATCAAATGCAAATGCAGATACATCAGTTATCGGTATTTCAATTTAA
- a CDS encoding glycoside hydrolase family 1 protein: protein MKTKFPENFLWGASSSAFQIEGGWDEDGKGMSVADYNSFKRSDKQADSKVASDFYHHYKEDIALMKELGMKIYRFSLSWARIIPDGDGKVNQAGIDFYHNVIDCLLENGIQPFVTLYHFDLPYALVEKYNGWENRECVNAFERYAKVCFKEYGDKVKYWQVINEQNLMIRVDERMNINEPDPWKADKIRAQMDYHMFLAHALATKACHEIIKDGKIGPAVSSTCTYPLTNKPEDVWAAKMNDAMKTVYCLDMHFYGKYPGYYMRYLKERDIVPVMLDGDEEILKYGKPDYIALNYYRTLCASYLPADEAHPIGSRVFRGNEVDFDQYGYCRDEKNEHLTASEYGANIDPMGLRIVLNDYYARYHVPLIITENGLGTPDVVSEDGKVHDDYRIDYIAQHLKACHLAMEDGVELMGYSPWSFMDLLSSHQGFRKRYGFVYVNREDMDMKDLKRIKKDSYYWYQDVIKTNGENI, encoded by the coding sequence ATGAAAACAAAATTTCCTGAAAATTTTTTATGGGGCGCATCTTCATCCGCTTTCCAGATTGAAGGAGGATGGGATGAAGATGGAAAAGGAATGAGTGTTGCTGATTACAATTCATTCAAACGTTCTGATAAACAGGCTGATAGCAAAGTAGCAAGTGATTTTTATCATCACTACAAAGAAGATATCGCCTTGATGAAGGAACTTGGTATGAAAATTTATCGTTTCTCTTTATCATGGGCCAGAATCATCCCTGATGGTGATGGAAAAGTCAATCAAGCAGGAATAGATTTCTATCACAATGTCATTGATTGCCTTTTAGAAAATGGAATTCAGCCATTTGTGACATTATATCACTTTGATTTGCCTTATGCGCTGGTTGAAAAATACAATGGATGGGAAAATAGAGAATGCGTCAATGCTTTTGAAAGATATGCAAAAGTATGTTTTAAAGAATATGGGGATAAAGTAAAATACTGGCAGGTTATTAACGAACAAAATCTAATGATTCGTGTAGATGAACGTATGAATATCAATGAACCAGATCCTTGGAAAGCTGATAAAATACGTGCACAAATGGATTACCATATGTTTTTGGCTCATGCCCTTGCAACAAAGGCATGCCATGAAATAATTAAAGATGGAAAGATTGGGCCAGCTGTTTCATCTACTTGTACATATCCATTAACAAATAAACCTGAAGATGTATGGGCAGCGAAAATGAATGATGCCATGAAAACAGTATATTGTCTAGATATGCATTTCTATGGGAAATATCCAGGATACTATATGCGTTATCTAAAAGAACGAGATATTGTACCAGTAATGTTAGATGGTGATGAAGAAATATTAAAATATGGAAAGCCAGATTATATCGCTTTGAATTATTACCGTACCTTGTGTGCAAGTTATCTACCAGCAGATGAAGCACACCCTATTGGAAGTCGTGTGTTCAGAGGAAATGAAGTGGATTTTGATCAATATGGATATTGCAGAGATGAAAAAAATGAGCATCTGACAGCTAGTGAATATGGAGCCAATATAGATCCTATGGGATTACGTATTGTATTAAATGATTACTATGCAAGATATCATGTACCATTGATTATTACGGAAAACGGATTAGGTACACCAGATGTTGTAAGCGAAGATGGTAAAGTGCATGATGATTATCGAATTGATTACATTGCTCAGCACTTAAAAGCATGCCATTTGGCAATGGAAGATGGTGTAGAGTTGATGGGATATTCTCCATGGTCATTTATGGATTTATTAAGTTCTCATCAGGGATTTAGAAAACGTTATGGATTTGTATATGTCAATCGTGAAGATATGGACATGAAAGATTTAAAACGTATTAAAAAAGACAGTTATTACTGGTATCAAGATGTAATAAAAACAAATGGGGAAAATATATAA
- a CDS encoding PRD domain-containing protein, whose amino-acid sequence MIVKKVLNNSLIFALDDQGKEVILMGKGIGYHLSTGSVIEKQDIEKVFILKEENIAKNIIQLAASTDEVYFDITKQIIDHAIEMYHMQLSDYIYLALTDHISYAVQRAKEGIQLDSYCPNEIKKFNPNEFEIGKFALKLVNEKFHIQLSDDEAATIALHFVNAQPNDPYKEQRELISKVVNNILNIIQYHFSIIYDKESIDYIRAVTHLQLFVQRLIKKEMLPDEKNEFLYRHIMMTCQAESECVKKINIYIKKKFHTDITNQEEMYLVLHIHRLIDNIDRKMGAVACA is encoded by the coding sequence ATGATCGTAAAAAAAGTATTGAATAACTCTCTGATTTTCGCTTTAGATGATCAGGGTAAAGAAGTAATTCTGATGGGAAAAGGGATTGGTTATCATTTATCAACTGGAAGTGTTATTGAAAAACAAGATATAGAAAAAGTATTTATATTGAAAGAAGAAAATATCGCAAAAAATATCATACAGCTTGCGGCAAGTACAGATGAGGTTTATTTTGATATCACAAAACAAATTATAGACCATGCGATTGAAATGTATCATATGCAGCTTTCCGATTATATCTACCTTGCCTTAACAGATCATATTTCTTATGCAGTACAACGGGCAAAAGAGGGAATTCAGCTAGATAGTTATTGCCCAAATGAAATCAAAAAATTTAATCCAAATGAATTTGAAATAGGAAAATTCGCATTAAAACTAGTGAATGAAAAATTTCATATACAATTATCTGATGATGAAGCAGCAACAATTGCATTGCATTTTGTGAACGCCCAGCCCAATGATCCTTATAAGGAGCAACGGGAGTTAATCAGTAAAGTAGTTAATAACATACTAAATATTATACAATATCATTTTAGTATCATTTATGATAAGGAAAGTATTGATTATATACGTGCAGTCACACATCTGCAACTATTTGTGCAGCGTTTGATAAAGAAAGAAATGCTGCCGGATGAGAAAAATGAGTTTTTGTATCGCCATATCATGATGACTTGTCAGGCAGAAAGTGAATGTGTGAAAAAAATAAACATTTATATTAAGAAAAAATTCCATACAGATATCACCAATCAGGAAGAAATGTATCTGGTTTTACATATCCATCGTCTGATTGATAATATTGATCGTAAAATGGGAGCTGTTGCATGCGCATAA
- a CDS encoding MFS transporter translates to MRIRMNQHILFYIIVTLFWFAQYVYIPFQSTYLISIGTISSMVGIIIGAYGITQMLLRLPVGIYADCIGKHKVLIIVGALLSGLASIVRVYCCDGTGFLIANLLSGVASATWISFMVYYTGQYSNNQQQMATSKVIMFNNLGMLLGFITSTLCYSIMGMKYLCLSSVLAGIFACILALFLKEPKKTKEHLSIKSLCCVCMNKRLIIFSFVALIQQGIQLTTTMSFTNQIMRDCGASNTIVGLSSIIYMISAVGFAGLASTKWIEQKGPKVWIPLVLSIIAVYCVSVAFTHYIPCLLFLQILPGMSTGLLLTYATSEAMKDIPPEKKSTAMGFFQAVYAIGMTTFPIFTGSVVSSHGMAAGYILLAIIAFFSSILMGIYYKKNQMHLKQMNLQMD, encoded by the coding sequence ATGCGCATAAGGATGAATCAGCATATACTTTTTTATATCATTGTTACTTTATTCTGGTTTGCACAATATGTTTATATTCCATTTCAGTCGACTTATTTGATATCTATCGGTACTATCAGCAGCATGGTAGGCATTATTATTGGCGCATATGGGATAACACAGATGTTACTGCGTCTACCTGTTGGAATTTATGCAGATTGCATTGGAAAACATAAAGTATTGATTATCGTTGGAGCGTTATTATCAGGACTTGCTTCTATTGTACGTGTGTATTGTTGTGATGGAACAGGTTTTCTGATCGCTAATCTTTTATCCGGAGTAGCAAGTGCAACATGGATATCCTTTATGGTTTATTATACAGGACAATATTCTAATAACCAACAACAAATGGCAACCAGTAAAGTGATTATGTTTAATAATCTGGGAATGTTATTAGGATTTATCACTAGTACATTATGTTATTCCATCATGGGGATGAAGTATCTGTGTTTATCAAGTGTATTAGCAGGTATTTTTGCTTGTATATTAGCCTTGTTTTTAAAAGAACCAAAAAAGACAAAAGAGCATTTATCTATAAAGTCACTATGCTGTGTTTGTATGAATAAACGATTAATTATATTTTCCTTTGTTGCATTAATTCAACAAGGGATTCAATTAACTACCACGATGTCTTTTACCAATCAGATTATGAGAGATTGTGGCGCAAGCAACACCATTGTTGGTTTATCCTCTATCATCTACATGATTTCAGCAGTAGGCTTTGCTGGATTAGCATCCACAAAATGGATTGAACAAAAAGGACCAAAAGTTTGGATACCATTAGTATTATCCATCATCGCTGTATATTGTGTATCAGTCGCTTTCACGCACTATATTCCATGTTTACTATTTCTGCAGATATTGCCTGGAATGTCAACCGGATTGTTATTGACTTATGCTACTTCAGAAGCTATGAAAGATATACCACCAGAGAAGAAATCTACTGCAATGGGATTTTTTCAAGCTGTTTATGCAATTGGAATGACAACCTTTCCAATATTTACGGGAAGTGTTGTTTCATCACATGGAATGGCTGCTGGATATATATTATTGGCTATTATTGCATTTTTCTCAAGTATATTAATGGGAATATATTATAAGAAAAATCAAATGCATTTAAAACAAATGAATTTACAAATGGATTAA